The following coding sequences are from one Streptomyces sp. NBC_01294 window:
- a CDS encoding TetR family transcriptional regulator yields MSQPAKTSPRAATASDVPESTAGTKAAAQRLKMRRELAAAAMELFATKGYEATTVDEIAATAGVARRTFFRHFRSKEEAIFPDHDDTLTRAEAVLDVAPAHEHPLDTVCRGIKEVMKMYAASPAVSVERYRLTREVPALREREIASVARYERLFTRYLLAHFDETDHHDGNDDPLLAEVAASAVVTAHNHVLRRWLRAGGQGDVEAQLDHAFSIVRKTFGTGIGAGRTLSTAPAAPAAVRTEGEVLVAVARTDAPLDEVMRTIEEALRAK; encoded by the coding sequence ATGTCCCAGCCCGCCAAGACCTCGCCCCGCGCCGCCACGGCATCCGACGTCCCGGAGAGCACGGCCGGCACCAAGGCGGCCGCCCAGCGGCTCAAAATGCGCCGCGAGCTCGCCGCCGCGGCCATGGAGCTCTTCGCGACCAAGGGGTACGAGGCGACGACGGTCGACGAGATCGCCGCGACCGCCGGGGTGGCGCGCCGGACCTTCTTCCGGCACTTCCGGTCCAAGGAAGAGGCGATCTTCCCGGACCACGACGACACCCTGACCCGCGCCGAGGCCGTCCTCGACGTGGCCCCGGCGCACGAGCACCCGCTCGACACGGTGTGCCGCGGGATCAAGGAAGTCATGAAGATGTACGCCGCCTCGCCCGCGGTGTCGGTGGAGCGCTACCGGCTGACCCGCGAGGTGCCGGCGCTGCGGGAGCGGGAGATCGCCTCGGTGGCCCGGTACGAGCGGCTGTTCACCCGCTACCTGCTGGCCCACTTCGACGAGACCGACCACCACGACGGCAACGACGATCCGCTGCTGGCCGAGGTGGCCGCCTCTGCCGTGGTCACCGCCCACAACCACGTGCTGCGGCGCTGGCTGCGGGCGGGCGGTCAGGGAGACGTTGAGGCCCAGCTGGACCACGCCTTCTCGATCGTCCGGAAGACCTTCGGCACGGGGATCGGCGCGGGCCGCACCCTGAGCACGGCGCCGGCCGCGCCGGCCGCGGTCCGCACCGAGGGCGAGGTGCTGGTGGCGGTGGCCCGGACCGACGCACCCCTCGACGAGGTCATGCGGACCATCGAAGAGGCACTGCGCGCCAAGTAG
- the ccrA gene encoding crotonyl-CoA carboxylase/reductase, with the protein MKDILDAIQSQSATAADFAALPLPDSYRAITVHKDEAEMFAGLTTREKDPRKSLHLDQVPVPELGPGEALVAVMASSVNYNSVWTSIFEPVSTFSFLERYGRLSELTKRHDLPYHVIGSDLAGVVLRTGPGVNAWKPGDEVVAHCLSVELESSDGHNDTMLDPEQRIWGFETNFGGLAEIALVKSNQLMPKPGHLSWEEAASPGLVNSTAYRQLVSRNGAGMKQGDNVLIWGASGGLGSYATQFALAGGANPICVVSSPEKADICRAMGATAVIDRNAEGYKFWKDEHTQDPKEWKRFGKRIRELTGGEDIDIVFEHPGRETFGASVYVTRKGGTITTCASTSGYMHEYDNRYLWMSLKRIIGSHFANYREAWEANRLISKGKIHPTLSKVYSLEDTGQAAYDVHRNLHQGKVGVLALAPEEGLGVRDHELRATHLDAINRFRNV; encoded by the coding sequence GTGAAGGACATCCTGGACGCGATTCAGTCGCAGTCCGCCACCGCCGCAGACTTCGCGGCCCTGCCGCTTCCCGACTCCTACCGCGCGATCACCGTGCACAAGGACGAGGCGGAGATGTTCGCGGGGCTCACGACGCGCGAGAAGGACCCGCGCAAGTCGCTGCACCTGGACCAGGTCCCCGTGCCGGAGCTGGGTCCGGGCGAGGCCCTGGTGGCCGTCATGGCCTCCTCGGTCAACTACAACTCGGTGTGGACCTCGATCTTCGAGCCGGTGTCCACCTTCAGCTTCCTGGAGCGCTACGGGCGCCTGTCGGAGCTCACCAAGCGCCACGACCTCCCGTACCACGTCATCGGCTCCGACCTCGCGGGCGTCGTGCTGCGCACCGGCCCCGGCGTCAACGCCTGGAAGCCGGGCGACGAGGTCGTCGCGCACTGCCTCTCGGTCGAGCTGGAGTCCTCGGACGGCCACAACGACACGATGCTCGACCCCGAGCAGCGCATCTGGGGCTTCGAGACCAACTTCGGCGGCCTGGCGGAGATCGCGCTGGTCAAGTCGAACCAGCTGATGCCCAAGCCCGGCCACCTGAGCTGGGAGGAGGCCGCCTCCCCCGGTCTGGTCAACTCCACCGCCTACCGCCAGCTGGTCTCCCGCAACGGCGCCGGCATGAAGCAGGGCGACAACGTCCTGATCTGGGGCGCGAGCGGCGGGCTCGGCTCGTACGCCACCCAGTTCGCCCTGGCCGGCGGCGCCAACCCGATCTGTGTGGTCTCCAGCCCCGAGAAGGCGGACATCTGCAGGGCGATGGGCGCGACCGCGGTCATCGACCGCAACGCCGAGGGCTACAAGTTCTGGAAGGACGAGCACACCCAGGACCCGAAGGAGTGGAAGCGCTTCGGCAAGCGCATCCGCGAGCTGACCGGCGGCGAGGACATCGACATCGTCTTCGAGCACCCCGGCCGGGAGACCTTCGGCGCGAGCGTCTACGTCACCCGCAAGGGCGGCACCATCACCACCTGCGCCTCGACCTCGGGCTACATGCACGAGTACGACAACCGCTACCTGTGGATGTCGCTCAAGCGGATCATCGGCTCGCACTTCGCGAACTACCGCGAGGCGTGGGAGGCCAACCGTCTGATCTCGAAGGGCAAGATCCACCCCACCCTCTCGAAGGTCTACTCCCTGGAGGACACCGGCCAGGCCGCCTACGACGTGCACCGCAACCTCCACCAGGGCAAGGTCGGCGTCCTCGCGCTGGCCCCCGAGGAGGGCCTGGGCGTGCGCGACCACGAGCTGCGCGCCACGCACCTCGACGCGATCAACCGCTTCCGTAACGTCTGA